The Humulus lupulus chromosome 4, drHumLupu1.1, whole genome shotgun sequence genome has a window encoding:
- the LOC133832590 gene encoding uncharacterized protein LOC133832590 encodes MSDLPTDPGLRIPISDYSLNIQDQIRRHYLQQGPCQPKNHKFLPKLFGGVERRFNIEWYDQFPTWLEYIIDKNSAFYLYCYLFKQNNGKQGGGEIFVSKGFSNWNKTETFANHVGKHDSSHYECYKKCEALMNEKQQIQHIFVKKNDKDRKSYRVRLTASVDSIRFLLRQGLAFRGHDESEDSNNQGNFLELLNFLADHNEEVRAVALKNAPENLRLTSPRIQKDIVNACAIETIDVIIKDMGDAIFSILVDESRDVSIKEQMVVMFRYVDKRGYVIERFIGIEHVPNTTAISLKIAIDKLFSKHGLGISRLRGQGYDGASNMSGEFNGLRSIIMKENECVFFVHCFAHQLQLALMGVAKKHDLIGTFLTVVSNVVNIVGASSKRRGILREKQAQKVIEALKSGQLSSGKGLNQENGIKRPCDTRWGSHFGTLVSFTIMFSSILDVLEEITNDSLNSDQKYEAFIMLQVVQSYDFVFSLHLVKNILGITNELSQVLQKGDQDIVNAMDLVKVCKEQLQIMRDNGWDSLVEEVSKFCVEFNIDVLNMDGIVIDLQLQELHSRFNEANTELLLCVACLSPNNSFDAFDKEKLIQLKGIADLSKRLVETNKREVYPLVYLLIKLALTLPVAIASVERAFSAMNIVKNQMRNKMGDEWLNDSLTVYLEKDIFNIIDNETIIHRFQNMKTR; translated from the exons ATGAGTGATCTTCCTACTGATCCTGGACTGCGAATTCCAATTTCAGATTATAGCCTGAATATTCAAGATCAAATCCGAAGACATTATTTGCAGCAAGGGCCTTGTCAACCAAAAAATCATAAATTTCTTCCGAAACTTTTTGGAGGCGTGGAGCGTCGGTTCAACATTGAATGGTATGATCAATTTCCTACTTGGTTagagtatatcatcgataaaaaTTCTGCATTTTATCTATATTGTTATCTTTTTAAGCAAAATAATGGAAAACAAGGTGGTGGTGAGATATTTGTTAGTAAGGGTTTTTCAAATTGGAATAAAACAGAAACATTTGCAAATCATGTTGGAAAACATGATAGTTCTCATTACGAATGTTACAAGAAATGTGAAGCCTTGATGAATGAAAAACAACAAATTCAACACATTTTTGTCAAGAAAAACGACAAAGATCGAAAAAGTTATCGTGTTCGATTAACTGCATCAGTTGACAGTATTCGATTTCTTCTACGACAAGGTCTTGCATTTCGTGGTCATGATGAGTCTGAAGATTCTAATAATCAAGGTAACTTTCTTGAACTTCTAAATTTTTTGGCTGATCATAATGAGGAAGTTAGAGCTGTTGCTTTGAAAAATGCTCCTGAAAACCTTAGATTGACTTCCCCAAGGATTCAGAAAGACATTGTAAATGCATGTGCTATTGAAACAATTGATGTTATTATTAAAGACATGGGAGATGCTATATTTTCTATTTTAGTTGATGAATCTCGTGATGTATCTATAAAGGAGCAAATGGTTGTAATGTTTCGTTATGTGGACAAGAGAGGGTATGTGATTGAACGATTCATAGGCATTGAACATGTTCCAAATACAACAGCAATCTCACTAAAAATAGCAATTGATAAGCTATTTTCAAAGCATGGGTTGGGCATATCTAGACTACGAGGTCAGGGATATGATGGAGCTAGTAACATGAGTGGAGAATTCAATGGTTTGAGGAGTATTATCATGAAGGAGAATGAATGTGTTTTTTTTGTTCACTGTTTTGCTCATCAACTTCAATTAGCACTCATGGGTGTAGCcaaaaaacatgatttaatag gtaCTTTTCTCACTGTGGTATCCAATGTGGTGAATATTGTTGGAGCATCATCTAAGCGTCGTGGCATTCTTCGAGAAAAACAAGCTCAGAAAGTCATTGAAGCCTTAAAAAGTGGACAACTTTCAAGTGGAAAAGGCTTAAATCAAGAAAATGGGATTAAGCGTCCATGTGATACACGATGGGGATCACACTTTGGCACTTTGGTAAGCTTCACTATCATGTTTTCATCTATCCTTGATGTACTTGAGGAAATTACAAATGATAGTTTGAATAGTGACCAAAAATATGAAGCATTTATTATGTTACAAGTGGTGCAATCATATGACTTTGTGTTTAGTTTGCATTTGGTAAAAAATATACTTGGAATCACAAATGAGTTGTCGCAAGTCTTACAAAAAGGTGATCAAGATATTGTGAATGCCATGGATTTAGTTAAAGTATGCAAGGAGCAATTACAAATAATGAGAGATAATGGATGGGATTCCTTAGTAGAAGAAGTTTCTAAGTTTTGTGTGGAATTCAATATCGATGTTCTAAATATGGATGGAAT TGTGATAGATTTACAACTACAAGAGCTACATAGTCGTTTTAATGAGGCTAACACTGAGTTGCTACTTTGTGTAGCATGTTTGTCTCCAAATAATTCTTTTGATGCTTTTGACAAGGAAAAGCTAATTC AATTGAAAGGAATTGCTGACCTTTCAAAAAGATTAGTGGAGACAAATAAACGTGAGGTATATCCATTGGTATATTTGCTTATTAAATTGGCATTAACACTCCCAGTTGCAATAGCTTCAGTAGAAAGGGCATTTTCAGCTATGAACATTGTGAAAAATCAAATGCGCAACAAAATGGGAGATGAATGGTTGAATGATAGCTTGACTGTGTATCTTGAAAAAGATATATTCAATATTATTGACAATGAGACTATTATTCATCGTTTTCAAAACATGAAAACTCGTTGA